A section of the Paenibacillus odorifer genome encodes:
- the spoIIIAE gene encoding stage III sporulation protein AE produces the protein MQERSVFRPPKLKIILLLLPFFFILWFAGTAQSVQASSTPESGSSSPVDQWVKSQVNNLPKDKVESYWDQLMKDYGGFFPDGATPTLMDMLLPGDKGLSLKGVLSGLLGFMWHEVLYNGKLLVTIVMISVLSMILETLQTAFERKTVSKVAYTLCYMVVLVIAVNSFNIAIGYAKDAIDRMIDFMMAMIPLLFALLASMGNIVTVSVTHPLIVFMIHTVGTMIHTLVFPLLFFSAVLHLVSALSEKYKLTQLANLLRNIGAGLLGVLLTVFLGVISVRGITSSVTDGVTIRAAKYITGNFVPVIGKMFADATDTVISASLLVKNAIGLSGVIIILFLCAFPAIKILVLALIYNIAAAVMQPLGETPIVVCLQTIGKSMVYVFAALAAVSLMFFMAVTIMLTAGNLTVMMR, from the coding sequence ATGCAAGAGCGCAGTGTTTTCCGTCCTCCAAAACTAAAAATAATACTGCTGCTGCTTCCATTCTTTTTCATTCTATGGTTTGCAGGTACAGCTCAGAGTGTGCAAGCTTCCTCAACACCAGAATCCGGCAGTTCTTCCCCGGTAGACCAGTGGGTCAAGAGCCAGGTGAATAATTTGCCAAAAGATAAAGTGGAGTCGTATTGGGATCAGCTGATGAAGGATTATGGTGGTTTTTTCCCGGACGGGGCCACACCTACGCTAATGGACATGCTGCTTCCAGGAGATAAGGGGCTCAGCTTGAAGGGTGTGTTATCTGGGCTTCTAGGCTTTATGTGGCATGAGGTGCTGTACAACGGAAAGCTGCTCGTGACGATTGTGATGATCAGTGTGCTCAGCATGATTCTGGAGACGCTGCAAACCGCTTTTGAGCGAAAAACGGTCAGTAAGGTCGCTTATACGCTCTGTTATATGGTGGTGCTGGTAATTGCTGTGAACAGCTTCAATATCGCTATTGGTTATGCAAAGGACGCTATCGATCGGATGATCGATTTCATGATGGCGATGATTCCACTGCTGTTCGCGCTGCTGGCTTCGATGGGGAATATCGTTACGGTCTCCGTCACCCATCCGTTAATTGTTTTTATGATTCATACGGTTGGCACCATGATCCACACCCTTGTTTTTCCGCTTCTGTTCTTCTCGGCTGTGCTGCATCTGGTCAGCGCATTGTCGGAGAAATATAAACTAACCCAGCTGGCTAACCTGCTGCGAAACATCGGTGCTGGACTGTTAGGTGTACTGCTAACTGTGTTTCTAGGTGTAATTTCCGTTCGAGGGATAACAAGCTCAGTAACGGATGGGGTCACCATTCGGGCCGCTAAATATATTACAGGGAATTTTGTTCCGGTCATCGGCAAAATGTTCGCGGATGCCACAGACACAGTAATCTCAGCTTCACTGCTGGTGAAGAATGCGATCGGCTTATCGGGTGTCATTATCATATTGTTCCTGTGTGCTTTTCCGGCAATCAAAATCCTGGTGCTTGCCCTTATCTACAACATAGCCGCCGCTGTGATGCAGCCGCTGGGAGAGACACCGATTGTAGTCTGTCTCCAGACGATTGGAAAAAGCATGGTGTACGTATTCGCTGCTTTGGCTGCTGTTTCCTTAATGTTTTTTATGGCGGTTACGATCATGCTGACTGCGGGTAACTTGACCGTAATGATGAGGTGA
- the spoIIIAD gene encoding stage III sporulation protein AD has product MEIIQVVGIGLISTILILVLKEQKPMFAFLLATTTGILIFMFLIGKIGMILSTLERVAESSGMEMIYLKTVFKIIGISYIAEFGAQIVRDAGQESIASKIELAGKVLIMVLAVPIISIIIETVMKLLPA; this is encoded by the coding sequence ATGGAGATTATTCAAGTTGTTGGGATTGGGCTGATATCGACCATATTGATTCTCGTACTGAAGGAACAAAAACCGATGTTCGCCTTTCTTCTTGCTACTACAACAGGAATTCTAATTTTTATGTTTCTGATCGGCAAGATCGGAATGATCCTCTCTACACTGGAGCGGGTGGCTGAGTCATCGGGGATGGAAATGATTTATTTGAAGACTGTTTTCAAAATCATCGGCATTTCCTATATCGCGGAGTTTGGTGCACAGATTGTACGAGATGCCGGTCAGGAATCGATTGCTTCCAAAATAGAACTCGCTGGCAAAGTGCTAATTATGGTACTAGCCGTACCCATTATCAGCATCATTATCGAAACCGTCATGAAACTACTGCCTGCTTAA
- the spoIIIAC gene encoding stage III sporulation protein AC yields the protein MNIEVNAIFQIAGIGIIIAMIHTVLKQMGKEDFAHWVTVIGFVVVLFMVIRMLDGLLQEIKTIFLFQ from the coding sequence ATGAATATTGAAGTCAATGCGATTTTTCAAATTGCCGGCATTGGCATAATTATCGCCATGATACACACGGTGCTCAAACAGATGGGAAAAGAGGATTTTGCACATTGGGTAACCGTGATCGGGTTCGTAGTCGTGCTGTTCATGGTGATTCGTATGCTGGACGGGTTGCTGCAGGAAATAAAAACGATCTTTCTTTTTCAATAG
- the spoIIIAB gene encoding stage III sporulation protein SpoIIIAB, with protein MLKLFGAVLIVVAGTLAGLQFARQYADRPRHIRGLIAALQRLETEIMYGFTPLPEAMRRIGNQSKDPLKSLFVKTAEEMSPPYDRSAQDAIQRAMEAYWKSTAMKGTEKEILRQLSCTLGTSDRSNQSTHIALALQQLKQEESVAREDQGKYEKLSKSLGLLLGVLIVILIF; from the coding sequence ATGCTTAAGCTGTTCGGTGCTGTGCTCATTGTGGTGGCTGGTACGCTTGCAGGTCTCCAGTTTGCTCGTCAATATGCAGACAGGCCCAGACATATCAGAGGTTTAATAGCAGCACTACAGCGGTTGGAAACAGAGATCATGTACGGCTTCACCCCACTGCCGGAAGCCATGCGGCGGATTGGGAATCAGTCTAAGGACCCGCTGAAATCGTTGTTTGTCAAAACAGCGGAGGAGATGAGCCCTCCCTATGACAGAAGCGCCCAGGATGCCATCCAGCGGGCGATGGAAGCATATTGGAAGTCTACCGCTATGAAGGGGACAGAAAAAGAGATTCTTCGCCAGCTCAGCTGTACTCTCGGCACAAGCGATAGGTCGAATCAGAGCACTCATATCGCGTTAGCATTGCAGCAATTGAAGCAGGAGGAGTCGGTGGCCAGAGAGGATCAAGGCAAATATGAAAAGTTAAGTAAAAGCCTGGGTCTGCTGCTTGGAGTACTGATCGTCATTTTGATCTTTTAG
- the spoIIIAA gene encoding stage III sporulation protein AA: MADDWLQLFPEKVRALLKCLPLPLLGMVEEIRVREGRPLEINYSGKYHFLRVNGSLTQRPEEAYKPDREDTHRLLDLISNHSLYTMEEELRKGFITIPGGHRIGLAGRTVLSGGGVEHLRDITGFNVRIAREVPGIADGVLPYLLDKGRQRMMHTLILSPPQHGKTTLLRDLARQISLGELGKREGNRPGLKVGIVDERSEIAGSRRGVPAFDVGPRTDVLDGCPKAEGMMMMIRSLSPDVLIADEIGRPEDAEAVTEALHAGISVIASAHGKDVTELARRPGLGGLLEQKMFERYVILHRSEAGLTFRILDGQKRGMLLISPGDRLGGDLHA; this comes from the coding sequence ATGGCAGATGACTGGCTGCAATTGTTTCCTGAAAAAGTAAGAGCACTGTTAAAGTGCCTTCCCCTTCCGCTGCTAGGAATGGTGGAGGAGATTCGTGTCCGTGAAGGTCGTCCGCTGGAAATTAACTACTCTGGTAAATATCACTTTCTAAGAGTGAATGGCAGTTTGACGCAGAGGCCTGAAGAAGCTTACAAGCCGGATCGGGAAGACACTCATCGACTGCTAGATCTGATCAGCAACCATTCGCTATATACGATGGAAGAAGAGCTGAGAAAAGGATTTATTACGATTCCCGGCGGTCATCGGATAGGACTTGCTGGTCGGACAGTACTGAGTGGCGGAGGTGTAGAACATCTTCGTGATATCACTGGCTTTAATGTCCGTATTGCTCGTGAAGTACCTGGAATCGCAGATGGAGTGCTGCCTTATTTACTGGACAAGGGGCGGCAGCGAATGATGCACACCTTGATTCTCTCCCCTCCACAACATGGCAAGACTACCCTACTCCGCGATCTCGCAAGACAAATCTCCTTAGGGGAATTGGGCAAGCGCGAAGGGAATAGACCGGGGCTGAAGGTGGGAATTGTTGACGAACGGTCTGAAATTGCTGGCAGCCGGCGTGGTGTTCCGGCCTTTGACGTGGGTCCGCGGACAGACGTTCTTGATGGGTGTCCCAAGGCAGAAGGCATGATGATGATGATCCGGTCACTATCTCCAGATGTATTAATCGCGGATGAGATTGGCCGTCCTGAAGATGCCGAAGCGGTTACCGAGGCACTGCATGCCGGAATATCTGTCATTGCTTCCGCTCACGGAAAAGATGTAACAGAGTTGGCTCGTAGGCCGGGTCTTGGAGGACTGCTGGAACAAAAGATGTTCGAGAGATATGTCATACTCCATCGTTCAGAAGCAGGCCTCACGTTTCGTATTCTGGATGGCCAGAAAAGAGGAATGCTGCTTATCTCTCCCGGGGATCGACTAGGTGGTGATTTGCATGCTTAA
- a CDS encoding YqhV family protein has protein sequence MDKYVSWMATLRLFSGSAEIIAALIMLRLNQVDKALAVNSGLALVGPTILILTTAIGLTGMAQQLSWSKLGWVGCGVAFLLIGILKK, from the coding sequence TTGGACAAGTATGTGAGTTGGATGGCGACTCTGCGGTTGTTCTCGGGCAGTGCAGAGATTATAGCTGCCCTGATAATGCTCAGATTAAATCAGGTCGATAAGGCACTCGCTGTCAATTCTGGACTGGCTTTGGTAGGCCCGACCATATTGATATTGACGACAGCAATTGGCCTGACTGGGATGGCGCAGCAGCTGTCATGGAGCAAATTAGGCTGGGTGGGCTGCGGTGTAGCCTTTCTCTTAATCGGGATTTTGAAAAAATGA
- a CDS encoding YitT family protein produces the protein MHVRNYELPLSMRSVVRPVREAAIIIFSAFLVAAGMRLFLIPHQLLSGGVAGVASVIGYVTNPKYISIIYFAINLPVLIWGFIAVGKKYILLSMLSVLATTWFMTIIPAVKVTKDPILASIFGGVIIAGGVGFSLRAGGSSGGFDILGSIITRKRDIPIGNVLFVMDGIVILSLGFFKSWDSALYAMLCIFVKSRVVDMIHIRHVKLTCFIVTKERDKMLNRLRELPHGITVVNAEGGYSHEGNTMLMTVTTRYELSELRKTILETDPSSFVNVLETVEILGRFRRLG, from the coding sequence ATGCACGTTCGAAATTACGAGCTACCGCTCAGCATGCGGTCCGTAGTCAGACCAGTAAGAGAAGCGGCAATCATTATTTTTTCAGCTTTTTTAGTCGCCGCAGGGATGAGATTATTTCTAATTCCTCATCAACTGCTAAGCGGCGGGGTAGCGGGGGTGGCTTCAGTCATTGGGTATGTAACTAATCCGAAGTACATCTCAATCATTTATTTTGCGATAAACCTTCCTGTTCTGATCTGGGGATTTATTGCAGTGGGGAAAAAGTACATCTTACTAAGCATGCTTTCCGTTTTAGCTACCACCTGGTTCATGACAATTATTCCTGCGGTGAAAGTGACCAAAGACCCGATTTTGGCTAGTATTTTTGGCGGCGTAATTATTGCTGGCGGGGTTGGATTTTCTCTCCGTGCCGGGGGCTCATCTGGAGGATTTGATATATTAGGCTCGATTATTACACGTAAGCGGGATATTCCTATTGGGAATGTACTCTTCGTAATGGATGGGATCGTTATTCTGAGTTTAGGCTTCTTTAAAAGCTGGGACTCAGCCTTATACGCTATGCTCTGTATTTTTGTGAAAAGCAGAGTGGTTGATATGATTCATATTCGTCATGTCAAGCTAACCTGCTTCATTGTTACCAAGGAACGGGATAAAATGCTGAATCGTCTTAGAGAGCTGCCTCATGGCATCACAGTAGTCAACGCAGAGGGCGGTTACAGTCACGAGGGCAATACAATGCTGATGACCGTAACGACCCGCTATGAGCTGTCAGAGCTGCGTAAGACTATCCTTGAGACGGATCCAAGCTCTTTCGTCAATGTACTTGAGACTGTTGAAATTCTAGGCCGATTTAGACGTTTAGGATAA
- a CDS encoding aspartate kinase: MSLYVMKFGGSSVGDTERMQRVAKRIADKQDEGHRCVVVVSAMGDTTDDLIDTAKQLNGQPPAREMDMLMTTGEQISVALLSIALHGIGRNAVSYTGWQAGFRTDETHGRARINDIDPHRVVASLEREQIVIVAGFQGMTLDGEITTLGRGGSDTTAVALAAAIQADVCEIYTDVDGIYSTDPRIVKTARKLNEISYDEMLELANLGAAVLHPRAVEYAKRHQVKLVVRSSFNHNEGTVVKEEASMEQGVVVSGIAYDKNVARVSILGVPDVPGVLAQVFGKLAEEGVNVDIIVQSGVQNEQADFSFTVSLDELDRAKEVIKEIHKTLPYREVTSEDNLVKVSIVGAGMVSHPGVAAQMFDVLSQEGVSIKMVSTSEIKVSCVIESGNLPSIIQALHTAYNLDTTEQAFVGGPKDRR; the protein is encoded by the coding sequence TTGTCACTTTATGTTATGAAATTCGGAGGCAGCTCCGTCGGCGACACAGAACGCATGCAACGTGTTGCCAAGCGCATCGCAGACAAGCAGGATGAGGGACATCGCTGCGTTGTAGTTGTATCTGCTATGGGGGATACAACAGATGATTTGATCGATACGGCGAAGCAATTAAACGGGCAGCCGCCTGCACGTGAAATGGATATGCTGATGACAACAGGAGAGCAGATTTCCGTTGCTCTTTTGTCCATAGCTCTTCATGGGATCGGGCGGAATGCAGTATCTTATACAGGATGGCAGGCCGGGTTCCGTACAGACGAAACTCACGGTAGAGCTCGTATCAATGATATTGATCCACACCGTGTAGTAGCGTCTTTGGAACGCGAACAGATCGTTATCGTTGCCGGTTTCCAAGGGATGACTTTGGATGGTGAGATCACTACCCTGGGCCGCGGAGGATCGGACACGACAGCTGTAGCCCTTGCGGCTGCTATTCAAGCAGATGTATGTGAGATTTATACCGACGTTGATGGTATTTATTCTACAGATCCACGCATTGTGAAAACAGCCCGCAAGCTGAACGAAATCTCTTACGATGAGATGCTAGAGCTTGCCAATCTGGGAGCGGCCGTACTACATCCGCGTGCAGTGGAGTATGCTAAGCGTCATCAAGTTAAGCTGGTCGTTAGATCGAGCTTTAATCATAATGAAGGTACTGTTGTGAAGGAGGAAGCAAGCATGGAGCAAGGTGTCGTAGTTAGTGGGATTGCTTATGATAAGAATGTAGCGCGTGTCAGTATTCTAGGAGTACCTGATGTACCGGGTGTACTCGCTCAAGTCTTCGGCAAGCTGGCTGAAGAAGGCGTAAACGTAGATATCATTGTACAAAGTGGTGTGCAGAATGAGCAGGCTGACTTCTCATTTACAGTTTCACTTGATGAACTGGATCGTGCGAAGGAAGTAATTAAAGAAATCCATAAAACTTTACCTTACCGTGAAGTGACGTCCGAGGATAACCTCGTGAAGGTTTCTATTGTTGGCGCGGGTATGGTTAGCCATCCTGGTGTTGCAGCTCAAATGTTTGATGTACTCTCCCAAGAGGGCGTAAGCATTAAGATGGTCAGCACGTCAGAGATTAAGGTTTCTTGTGTAATCGAATCCGGCAATTTGCCATCGATCATTCAGGCGCTTCACACCGCTTATAATCTGGATACAACTGAGCAGGCCTTTGTTGGTGGTCCTAAGGATCGTCGTTAA
- a CDS encoding dihydrofolate reductase family protein yields the protein MRKLIISQFISLDGVMENPQWTFSFGSEEQEHFKFAELKAADALMLGRTTYEGFAEAWPNMVEQTGEYGEMMNGYAKYVVSTTLEETTWSNSSLIKGDLVQEVSKLKEQPGRDILVFGSRTLAQSLMQLGLVDEYQLLVFPILLGSGQRLFDNVGEEKTLELVDSKRFSSGVMALTYRPASQ from the coding sequence ATGAGAAAATTAATTATATCTCAGTTCATATCCCTTGATGGTGTTATGGAAAATCCACAATGGACCTTCTCATTCGGAAGTGAAGAACAGGAGCATTTCAAATTTGCTGAACTGAAAGCTGCTGACGCTCTAATGTTAGGACGGACAACCTACGAAGGTTTTGCAGAGGCTTGGCCAAATATGGTTGAGCAGACGGGTGAGTACGGTGAAATGATGAATGGATACGCTAAGTACGTAGTCTCCACAACTCTCGAAGAAACAACATGGAGCAATTCAAGCTTGATCAAGGGCGATCTTGTTCAGGAGGTGTCCAAGCTGAAGGAGCAGCCGGGGAGAGATATTCTCGTTTTTGGCAGTCGTACGCTTGCGCAGAGCCTCATGCAGCTTGGCCTTGTCGATGAATATCAGCTTCTGGTCTTCCCGATTCTGCTGGGTAGTGGTCAGCGCCTGTTCGATAACGTTGGTGAAGAGAAGACGTTGGAGCTAGTGGACTCCAAAAGATTCAGCTCTGGAGTGATGGCCCTGACTTATCGACCTGCTTCTCAATAA
- the efp gene encoding elongation factor P: protein MISVNDFKTGLTVEVDGDIFTVLDFQHVKPGKGAAFVRSKLKNLRNGNTVERTFRAGETIGRAIIENRGVQYLYASGSEHAFMDNETYDQFELSSKQLEWELNFLKENMTVNIISYQGEILGINLPTSVELKVVETEPGVKGNTAQGATKSAKLETGHSVQVPLFINEGDVLLIDTREGKYISRA, encoded by the coding sequence GTGATTTCAGTAAACGATTTTAAGACAGGCTTGACCGTAGAGGTGGACGGTGATATTTTTACCGTTCTTGATTTCCAGCACGTTAAACCAGGTAAAGGTGCAGCGTTCGTTCGCTCTAAGCTGAAAAACCTGCGCAATGGTAACACTGTCGAGCGTACTTTCCGTGCAGGTGAAACTATTGGCCGTGCTATTATTGAGAACCGTGGCGTGCAATATTTGTATGCAAGCGGATCTGAGCATGCTTTCATGGACAACGAAACCTATGACCAATTCGAATTGTCCAGCAAGCAGCTTGAATGGGAATTGAACTTCCTTAAAGAGAACATGACTGTAAACATCATCAGTTACCAAGGTGAAATCCTTGGGATCAACCTGCCTACCAGCGTAGAGCTGAAGGTTGTTGAAACTGAGCCAGGTGTGAAGGGAAATACAGCTCAAGGCGCTACTAAATCGGCCAAGCTTGAAACAGGTCATTCTGTACAAGTTCCTTTGTTCATCAATGAAGGAGATGTGCTGCTTATTGATACTCGCGAAGGTAAATATATCTCCCGCGCGTAG
- a CDS encoding M24 family metallopeptidase, giving the protein MGNERVSKLRKVLQDKGLEAMLITSGYNRRYLSGFTGSSGYVLVTSDDCYLLTDFRYMTQAADQAVGVKVVEHGPKFIDTVRELLPTGSEVRVGFEQDDVSFSAYTSYAEALKPAVLVPVSKAVEDLRMFKDAEELAVMQRAADLADATFNHILNVIKPGMTERDVDLEMEFYMRTHGATASSFDTIVASGERSSMPHGVASSRVIQGNEFITLDFGALLDGYCSDVTRTIALGAPDPKLKEIYDIVLEAQLHTLAHIKPGMTGRECDALARDIIASYGYGDQFGHSTGHGLGMEVHEWPRLSKLSDDIMQPGMVVTVEPGIYLPGIGGVRIEDDIVITESGISLLTHSSKEYTVL; this is encoded by the coding sequence ATGGGTAACGAGCGCGTCTCCAAGCTGCGTAAGGTTTTGCAGGATAAAGGATTGGAAGCAATGTTGATAACCAGCGGTTATAACCGCCGCTATTTAAGTGGATTTACCGGATCGTCCGGTTATGTATTGGTGACAAGCGATGATTGTTATCTGCTAACTGACTTCAGGTACATGACACAGGCTGCGGATCAAGCGGTAGGAGTTAAGGTTGTAGAGCATGGTCCTAAATTTATTGATACAGTACGCGAGTTGCTGCCAACAGGCAGTGAGGTACGTGTTGGTTTCGAACAGGATGATGTCTCATTCAGCGCTTATACCTCATATGCGGAAGCCCTTAAGCCGGCAGTGTTAGTTCCAGTTTCCAAAGCCGTGGAAGACCTCCGTATGTTCAAGGATGCTGAAGAGCTTGCTGTTATGCAACGTGCAGCTGATCTGGCTGATGCTACATTCAATCATATTCTGAATGTGATCAAACCAGGCATGACTGAAAGAGACGTCGATTTGGAAATGGAATTCTATATGCGTACCCACGGGGCAACTGCGTCATCTTTTGATACGATTGTTGCTTCAGGTGAACGTTCGTCCATGCCGCATGGCGTAGCAAGCAGCCGTGTAATTCAAGGTAATGAATTTATTACGCTTGATTTCGGCGCATTACTCGATGGATACTGCTCAGATGTGACTCGTACCATTGCACTCGGAGCTCCAGATCCGAAGCTAAAAGAAATCTATGATATTGTGCTGGAAGCTCAGCTACATACGTTGGCACATATCAAACCGGGTATGACTGGACGGGAATGTGATGCACTGGCACGTGATATCATCGCTAGCTACGGATATGGTGATCAATTTGGACATAGTACGGGTCATGGACTTGGAATGGAAGTTCATGAATGGCCGCGTTTGTCCAAGCTGAGTGACGATATCATGCAGCCGGGAATGGTCGTTACTGTAGAACCAGGTATCTATTTGCCGGGGATTGGCGGAGTACGTATTGAAGACGATATTGTGATCACCGAGAGCGGAATATCGCTGCTGACCCATTCGTCCAAAGAATATACAGTACTGTAA
- a CDS encoding YqhR family membrane protein, whose amino-acid sequence MSKSHQQQSDHTNIWFFALELGFFAGLIWGGLHWLIYWFSFTKVSPGYLAEPFFKHTFLTTMYGHLVGYLFFILFSVIASLLYVLILRKLKGPWPGLVYGVLWWVVIFIPGSQMFLMQPPFKLPWNTVISEFCLFLLWGMFIGYTAAIEYTDERKREQATALA is encoded by the coding sequence ATGAGCAAATCACATCAACAACAATCAGATCATACTAATATTTGGTTTTTTGCGCTCGAATTAGGTTTTTTCGCAGGTTTGATTTGGGGAGGGCTGCACTGGTTAATCTACTGGTTCAGCTTTACCAAGGTTAGTCCTGGTTATTTAGCAGAGCCGTTTTTTAAACATACTTTTCTGACAACAATGTATGGACATCTCGTGGGTTATTTGTTTTTCATCTTATTTTCAGTGATAGCCTCACTGCTATATGTGCTTATTCTGCGCAAGCTGAAGGGACCTTGGCCAGGATTGGTTTATGGTGTTTTGTGGTGGGTAGTTATATTTATTCCCGGCTCGCAAATGTTTCTTATGCAGCCGCCTTTTAAGCTGCCGTGGAACACTGTGATTAGTGAGTTCTGCCTTTTTTTACTTTGGGGGATGTTCATTGGATACACAGCGGCGATTGAGTATACCGACGAACGAAAGCGTGAGCAAGCGACTGCACTTGCCTAA
- a CDS encoding DUF1385 domain-containing protein has product MFGGKHINVTAVRRKNQEITFLEVPRSDKSWVTKLRKIPLLRGLVSIIDASAKGSKHLNYSAESYAEDELEPEELAKEKAKPKKKDEGWSLGMIFGVAVMGILSFLFGKLIFTLVPVFVEDFLFKNAFDNYVLHNLIEGGIKMVLLLVYLWAISQTPVIKRLFQYHGAEHKVISAFEAGEELTVQNVQKYSRLHYRCGSSFMMLTIILGVIIYSVVPWDNLWERVIQRIILLPVVIGVSFEVLKGTNAVREIPGLKYLGYPGLWLQLLTTKEPKDDQVEVSIASFNRMRELDAEIEARGYTEASVSGGILDPAKG; this is encoded by the coding sequence ATGTTCGGCGGCAAGCATATTAATGTAACAGCCGTGCGACGAAAGAATCAGGAGATTACATTTTTGGAGGTGCCAAGAAGCGATAAGAGCTGGGTCACTAAACTGCGCAAGATTCCGCTGCTTCGCGGCCTTGTCAGTATTATAGATGCCAGCGCCAAAGGCTCTAAGCACTTGAACTATTCGGCTGAATCCTATGCCGAAGATGAATTGGAACCCGAAGAACTGGCGAAAGAGAAAGCTAAGCCGAAGAAAAAGGACGAAGGCTGGAGCCTCGGAATGATTTTTGGCGTTGCTGTAATGGGTATTCTCTCCTTCTTATTCGGAAAGCTCATTTTTACGCTTGTCCCAGTATTTGTCGAAGATTTTTTATTCAAGAATGCATTTGATAACTATGTACTGCACAACCTCATAGAAGGCGGCATTAAAATGGTCCTCTTGCTGGTCTATTTATGGGCGATTTCGCAAACACCTGTGATCAAGCGGCTATTCCAGTATCACGGTGCGGAACACAAAGTCATCAGCGCCTTTGAAGCAGGCGAAGAACTGACTGTCCAGAACGTTCAGAAATACAGCCGTCTGCATTACCGCTGCGGAAGCAGTTTTATGATGCTGACGATTATCCTCGGCGTTATTATTTACTCCGTAGTACCATGGGATAATCTTTGGGAACGTGTGATCCAACGGATTATTCTGCTTCCTGTCGTAATCGGTGTTTCGTTTGAGGTTCTGAAGGGTACCAACGCAGTAAGAGAAATTCCAGGTCTCAAATACTTGGGATACCCTGGACTATGGCTGCAGCTGCTCACTACCAAAGAACCAAAGGATGATCAGGTAGAAGTATCCATCGCCTCTTTCAATCGTATGCGTGAGCTTGATGCAGAGATTGAAGCCAGAGGATATACGGAGGCAAGTGTGTCAGGCGGCATATTGGATCCTGCGAAAGGATGA
- a CDS encoding patatin-like phospholipase family protein, translating into MEINAVFEGGGVKGISLAGAVEATEKAGRTFKKVAGTSSGAIVATLLAAGYEGEEMSRIIQGTSFSSFMKRAPIYNTAWVGPALRVLLKKGLYSGEALESWMRSLLLKKGIITFRDLPPGKLSIIASDITNGRILVLPDGLEQYGISPEHFEVAKAVRMSCSIPYFFDPVMLRLNGQSARGKSFIEQFVYVVDGGLLSNFPLWLFDGMNENSKVPGKRIPTVGYQTVGKTDPQPHRIRGPFSMLQAMVSTMLSAHDEKYIENDKYVRTVTIPTLGIGTTQFNITKMQSDELYAAGLKAGEDFFKEWRPR; encoded by the coding sequence ATGGAGATTAACGCTGTGTTTGAAGGAGGGGGAGTAAAAGGGATTTCTCTCGCTGGAGCAGTTGAAGCCACGGAAAAGGCGGGGCGAACCTTTAAAAAGGTCGCTGGAACCTCCTCAGGCGCGATTGTAGCGACTTTACTGGCTGCGGGTTATGAAGGTGAGGAAATGAGTCGGATTATCCAAGGAACTTCTTTTTCATCGTTTATGAAGCGAGCTCCCATTTATAATACGGCTTGGGTAGGTCCTGCACTGCGAGTGTTATTGAAGAAGGGATTGTATTCGGGTGAAGCCTTGGAATCGTGGATGAGATCGCTTTTGCTTAAAAAGGGAATTATCACTTTTCGTGATCTGCCTCCAGGCAAACTATCTATAATTGCTTCTGACATTACCAATGGCCGGATATTGGTCTTACCAGATGGGTTGGAACAGTATGGAATCTCTCCTGAACATTTTGAGGTGGCTAAGGCTGTCCGTATGAGCTGCAGTATTCCTTATTTTTTTGATCCAGTGATGCTCAGGTTAAATGGACAGTCCGCTAGAGGGAAGTCTTTTATTGAGCAATTTGTATACGTTGTGGACGGAGGATTATTAAGCAATTTTCCTTTATGGCTATTTGACGGGATGAATGAGAATAGTAAAGTGCCGGGGAAAAGAATCCCTACCGTAGGGTATCAAACAGTAGGTAAAACCGACCCGCAGCCCCACAGGATTAGGGGACCATTCAGTATGCTGCAAGCTATGGTCAGTACCATGCTGTCTGCTCATGATGAGAAATATATTGAAAATGATAAATATGTCCGCACAGTAACCATCCCAACGCTTGGTATCGGCACGACCCAATTTAATATTACGAAGATGCAAAGCGACGAATTGTATGCCGCCGGACTGAAAGCAGGGGAAGACTTCTTTAAGGAATGGCGCCCCCGATAA